The sequence GCTTCAGAGCCCCATCTCCTGGAGGATCCCTGCCTCCACTTGTGCTTATCTTGCCCTGTGCACCACGTGGGTGGTTCATCAGGGTCAGAGTGGGCAGAGGCCTGGGCTTGGCAGTGACCCTGCCACCCCCTAGGAGACTGAGAGCTGCCACCTCATCCATGCCCTGCTGAGGTTCTACGTGAACACTGTCTTCAAAAACTACCATGACAAGGCTGTTGAATTCGGGATCCTGAAGCCATTCTCTACTCTGGCCAACAACTTCTTTGTCATCGTGTCAAAACTGCAAGCCAGTGTGAGTAGAACAAAGTTGGGACAGAGGTCCACAGGAGATGCTGTGTTTTCAGAAGACTCCTCTTCCCTTATCTGGCCCTGGCTTTTATTCCGTGACAGGGAGCTGCAGGTGTCATGGAACGGGGCACAGGCTCTGGACACCAGCAGTGCTGGGTTAAGTCCAAGTCTAACAGACTGGGTGTCCATTTGCAAAGTggtcaatctctctctctctctctctcttttttttttttttgtgtgcaaataatcaatcttatttatttaaaacaccTTTGAGAGAGAAATTGGgagaccaaaacaaaacaaaaacaaaaccccgaAAGTGGTCAATCGCTTTGGGCTttggttttcttatctataaagtgCTGATAATCACCTCTATCTGGCAAGACTACTGTGAGTATGAAAGGAGGCAGTCTCTGCTGCACGGTGGGAGGTCAGCATTGGCTGCCCTggggatgtgagatttggagctGCCCTCTTAGGCCTTGGGAGTCTTTCTGGCATTACTAGGAAAGAGTGGGAGAAGGCACCTCTGCTCCTACCTGACACTTGGCAcgattttctttctctgttatcCAGCAGGAAAAGATGTTTTCCACCCGTAAGAGTGCACGCAGGCGATTTTTGCTGTTCTACCAAGCATTTAAACAGGTAATCAAGGCTGGGAACTGAGAGTTGCCCATCTGGAAGCAGACTACCCTGAACTGTCGCACGAGGGTGCCTTAGGGACCTGGTGTAGAATTCGATGTAGGGGACTCCATCCAGCTCGCCCTGAGCCACCTGACTTAGCAGGAGCATAGCTATACTGTAGCTGCGTTAGTTACCATACACTTTGCATAAACACTGCAAGTGACATGGCCAATTTTTCTGCCAGTTTTCAAGTTAAAATGCTATTCTATTTCCCTACAAGATGATTTCACTACCAAGGACATTCCAAAGTGAGAGCTTTATGGGTACCTGAGGTGGGCAATTGGTGAGTCAAAAGtgagggagaaagaagggagaatcCCCAACCCCAACACAAATCTGCAGTATTTTCCAGGATGCTCAAAGGGTCGAGTTTGTGAAAAAAGAATTATGTTGTCTTTTCCTAAACTAAGACAACAAAGAAAATTCCAGTTTcatccccagctccctccccaagaCAATCCAATTTCGATCATTTTTTGAGGAATAGATATTCCAGTTTATAAACAAATGGTGAAGAGCAATAACATACTAGGGAAAGGGACCACCCaggtctcaatttcctcatctgcacaGTGGTCTCAGGTAGATGGAATCCACCCTGCACAGGGATTCTGATTGTCAGGGACTCATGATGTTTTTCCCTTGCTCCTTATCTGCGGCCACTCACCAACCCATCTGTCCTTGCCTCCAAAGCAGACAGCGCACACAGAGAACTGATGGGTGGTGACTTTGTCAGAGGCCATCCTAAAGGGGTCACAGCCTGTGATCTACAGTCGCACCAGGTTCAGGGGTCAGAAGGAAACCTGTTCCTGTGGCTAACACGGCAGGTCTTCAACTTTCCTTTCCCTTTAGTTGGACAGAGAAGCAGCTGTGACCAAAGCCTTTGGAGAAATGGACATTCTCTTGAGCTGGATGGAGAAATTCTACCAGCTCTGAAGGCCTAGACCAGGATACCCTCCTTCTTCTCCGTGTCATTTCAGACGAAGGTCCCTTCCCGTGATGTCCTCTGGGCACTTCACACTCTTGACCATGGGTCCTGTTCTTGGCCCCAGCTTACAACTTCATTCTTTAAGTGACCATAACAACAGTCATGGAAGGTTCCCTTGGATGCTGTGAATAATCTACAAAGCAGATTCCTATATTTATTACAACTCTATTTAATTCCCATCAGTGTTTTAACTGATGCCATATTTATCTGTCAGACTGAAACTTCTATTTCAGTGAAGTTTCAGTGAAACTGTCTTTTGGAGTTGCCCTCTTCACGTTTCTCTGTTTCCCCCCACAATCCTTGCCACTGTGTGGGGTTAGTGGATGGGAATGCTCAGGAAATGCTTAataaattggatttttaaaacctGTCTTTGAATTGCTGAGGAACAATGAGGGATGCTGGGATATGGAGTTGAGCCTCAGGGCATGAAAATCACAAGGTCACGACATCTGCAGGAACAGAGCGCTGGGTGAGGTGAGAGCACTGGTTGGAATGTAAATGGTGAAAGACAGAGCACAGAGGGTGCCCAGCACAAAGCAGACTCCCCGTCAGCACCACCTCTCACCTCTCCCGTCAGCCCTTCCCACCCGCTCCCACCAGCCCCGTCCCTCGGGTGCTCTTTCTGATCCTGCTCATCCGCCTTTGTTGCCTGCCTTGGGGGCTGGAGTCAGGCTGACACTGTGGCTGGTGTCCTCATGCCTGGACACACAGGCCCACCTGTGAGGGCACTCCCTGCTCATAAGGCAGGGACCTCGGGAGCCTCTGCTTTCTAGTACTGGACCAGTGCCCGTGAGGCTGACTTGTGTGTCTGGGAAAGGCCTTCTTGAAAGCAGGACTGGGCATTCTCTCGTCTCCAGCTCTGGTTGAACTTTGTAGTTGATTTCAATCCAAAGATACAATGTCTGCCTAACTCTACCCTCCTTCAGAACACTTAGGAGGATGAATAGGATGTGGGCAGTCTCTTCTTCCACGATGTCAGTGCTCTTGCAGAACAATGGGCCCGCCAGGAACCCCAGATCACTGTCCTTCCCCACCTGGCCATAAGCCACTTGGACTGGAACAGACTGTATTTCTGAAAGCAGAGAGTTGTAATGGCTTTGGATAGCTCAAATAGACCACGGCTAAGATAGTACTAGGCTATAGAACAAGGATAAATAGATAACAAAAGCTATTCTATTtcttaaagagagaaaatgctgGAGTCAGGGTACTTACGTGGATCAAGGGAGGAAGACCTAAAGAGGGTATCCACGTGTGTGACTAACAAGGATGGTTCTGAAAATTTACAACCCTT is a genomic window of Bos indicus isolate NIAB-ARS_2022 breed Sahiwal x Tharparkar chromosome 16, NIAB-ARS_B.indTharparkar_mat_pri_1.0, whole genome shotgun sequence containing:
- the IL24 gene encoding interleukin-24, which codes for MNSSMHVAALPCLSLMLLLWSPGPWVRGQEFQFGPCRVEGVVLQKLWQAFWAMKDIVQAQDNIMSVRLLRKEVLQNVSETESCHLIHALLRFYVNTVFKNYHDKAVEFGILKPFSTLANNFFVIVSKLQASQEKMFSTRKSARRRFLLFYQAFKQLDREAAVTKAFGEMDILLSWMEKFYQL